The Chthoniobacterales bacterium genome includes the window TCGAAACGCGCGGTCCTTTTGTTCCGATCGGGCCTTTCGTGACCTGCACGATCACATCCGAGCCCACGGGATAGATGCTCGGGATATCTTTCGCGGTGATCCGCTTTTTCGGCCGGCGATCTTTCGGCCGGTCTATTTCCTCGATGCCGCTGTCGAGCGCGGCCGGGATCGCGTCCCAGAAATGGAGGAACGCATTTTTCTCGAAGCCGATGTCGACGAACATCGCCTTGAGCCCCATCTCGATGTTCTTAACTTTTCCCTTATAAACGCTGCCGACGATGTTCCGGGAGCTGTTGCGCTCGACGTTATATTCTTCCAGCCGGCCATTTTCGAGAAGGGCGACGCGGCGCTCCAACTTCTCGACACTGACGATCAATTTGTTGCCGGTCTTGGGCGAACCAAGACCTAAAATACGTTTTACCTGGTCTATCATAATCGGGGAGAGGGTTTGCGATCATAAGCGAAGCGGGGCGTTGGGTTGGCGGCGCTAGGTTTCCGATCAAGAGGTTTTCATCTGCGCACCGGCCGTTGCTGTGGTTTCGGCGGTGGCGTGGGTGCTGGCGCCGGCTTCGGGCGGACGCCAAAAAGTCTTTCAAAAAAGTTAAGTTTGCGCGGCGGCGGGGTAGCCACCACGACCGGTCGCATGACCTTTTTCACTTTGCCGGCCGCATCCGCTTCCGGTTCGACGGAAGGATCGGCAGTCGTGTTGGCCATATCGCTGTTGCTATTTCCGTCGAGGTTCTCTTCGTCGCTCGCGTTAATCTTCGGACCGGAATCGTTGAAGGTGACGGCAGGAATCATCTGGAACGGATTCGCCTTGTGGGCGGGTGCAATCCACGCGACTTGCTGCTGAAAATTTCCCTGATCCATCGCCAGCGCCCGCTCCAGAATCCGGGTTGCGATCGGCGCGGCAACCGATCCGCCATGTTCGCCGCCCTGGACCATCACGACGATCGTGTACTTCGGGTTGTCGAACGGCGCGAAGCACGCAAACCACGCGATCGTGTCCTTTTTCCCTTCCGTCATCGCCTGGGCTGTTCCCGTCTTGCCCGCGACCTGCACGTTATTCAATCGCGCCACCCGGCCGGTGCCGCCGTCTTCGTTTACGACTTTCCAAAGGCCGCGACGCGCGAGCTGGATTTGTTGCGCCGGAAAATCGAAGCGCAGATCATGATGCACTTTCGGCGCGGGATTCACCACCGGCTCGCCTTTTTCGTTCAGCAACGGTTTCCCATCCAGATTCGTCACGCTTTGGACCAGCTTCGGATAATAGGAGACTCCGCCGTTGGCGACAGTGGAGTAAACCATCGCCAGCTGAAGCGGCGTGACCAAATCGTAACCCTGGCCAATCGAGACGTTGGCCGTGTAAGCCTGCGACCAGCGCTCGCGCGGATAATGAATCCGCATCCAGTCGGGACCTGGCAACACCCCCGGCGATTCGCTTGTGATCTCGATGCCGGAGGTCTTTCCCAGGCCGAGATCGTCGCCCGTCTCATCGATCGCATCGATTCCGGCCGCGTTTCCTAACTGGTAGAAGAACGAGTTGCACGAAACTTTAATTGCGTCCGCGATTCCGATCGTGCCATGGCTGCCGCCCTTCTCTCCGATCCAGCAGTGAAAAAAGTGGTCGCCGTAACTGACGCCGCCGCCGCAGTTAAACGTCTTCGACGCCAGCCCTTTTCGAAGTCCCGCCAACGTCGTCACCAACTTGAAGGTGGAACCCGGTGGGAACCCGCTCACGGCCCGGTTCACCATCGGCGTCGCTTCATCTTTGCGAAGCGTTTCCCAATCTTTCGCCTTAATGCTCGGGATAAAGGTGTTCGGATCGAATGACGGCACCGATGCCATCGCCAGAATGTTGCCGGTGTTCGGATCCACCACCACCGCCGCCGCGCGACCGACGGCCCGGAGCGCTTCCTCCGCGATCATCTGGATGCGCGCGTCGATGGTTAGATTCACGTTCGCGCCCGCGGTCGGCGGTACTTCGCGGAGAACGCCGTCGATCTGCCCTTTCGCGTTCCGCCGCATGTAACGGACGCCGGGTTTACCCTTCAAATACTCATCCATCGCCTTCTCGACGTTGGATTTCCCTTCCACGTCTGATTGATAGAACGTGAACTTCTTCGCCTCCTCCTTGTTCGTGTCGTCCGGCGGACCGACGTAACCGAGGAGGTGCGCGGCGAGCGCACCGTAAACGTAGGAACGCACCGGCTTGATCGTGATGTCCACGCCGGGCAAGCCCACGTCGTGCTCGGAAAATTTCGCCATCGTGTCGAAATCGATGTCCTTAAGATAGGAATACGGGACCTCCGTGTTGGTGCGGAAATGGCGCTGGAGCTGAACAGAATTGTAGTCGCGCGCCAGATCGAGATCGTCGAGGCGGGGAACGACGCCGGTGTTCACGATCTTGACGATGTCCGGCTCCTTCAGGTCTTTCGGCATGCCGTTGATCGTGCTGCGATATTCGGTCAGGGGTGGAGGACCCACGCGCTCGCGGTATCCTTTCACCATCTCCGGGAGATAAAAATCGACCTCATAGCTGGCCCGGTTTTGGACCAGGATGGTGCCGTTACGATCGCGAATCTCCCCGCGCACGGATGGGATACGCACCGTCGCTTCCGAACTGCCGCGAATCTTGTCCGTCCACTCCTTGCCGTGCGCTACCTGAACGTACCAAAGCTTACCCAGAAGCGCGGCCAGGCCCGCCAGCATAAGCAAAGCGAGGAATTGCAGGCGCCAACGGGAACTGAAACGGCTCTGGTTCATTCGTACGCCTCCGGATCGGGAACATAAGGATTACGGGTGGCCCGGGCAAGAGTATGCAGAATCCAGAAGGCCAGCGGGGCCATGATCATGGCAATCACTCCGGGCCCGCCGATTTGCCACCAGGCCTCGCGGGTGAAAACGAGCGAGCCGCGCCGGAAAGCAATCATAAGATATTGAGACAGCAGAATCGCGGAGGTGCAAAGACCGCTCATTACGCAATGCACTTCCCAGCGTCCCCTAATAAACAAAGGCCTCAGGCCATGCATAACGGCCGCCAGCACGGCGTAGAGGAGTATTGACCATCCGAACGAAATTTCAACCCGCGGTCCCAGCACCTGGACGGTGAGGGCGTCGAGCAAAAACCCGGCGAAGAAAGCCAGGGCCATGACCAGCGGAAACGGCAGCGCAATGGCGCCATAAAAGACAATGACCGGGACGATGTAGATGTGGGCGTTGTACATCCAATCGAGCGGCGGAATGAAAATCTCCACGATCTGGGCGAGGAAAGTAAGAACGAGGAGGATGACGAAGAAGATCATCGAGAGAAATTTCGAAATTCGAATCTCGAAATCCGAAACAAATTCAAATTCGAAATGGGAAAAAACTCGAAACCGGACCCGATCATTTGAATTTTCCGCATCGTTTCGAGCTTCGAAATTCGGATTTCGGATTTGTTCATTATTTCCGCCCGGTGACCACAAACACGTCTTCCAGGTGTGACAAGTCCACGGCCGGTATGATCCGCGCCTGGCCGTCCAGTTCCCGAACCTTAAAACTTTGCACCGAGCCCACGAGCAGACCCGATGGAAAAACTCCGCCGACGCCGGAGGTATAAACCTTCGCGCCCGTTCTCACGTCGGCTTGCTTCGAGAGAAAGTTCAGGTCGAGCAACGGTGAGACCGAACCGGTAACTCGCTCGCCTGAAACAATTCCCTGCTCGCGCGTGCCTTCGACGGAACAGGCCACCCGGCAATTCTCATCAGACACCAGGAGAACGATCGAAATGTTGTCGGCGACGGTGGTCGTCTTGCCGACCAGACCCTCATCGGTCACGACCGGCATGTCGGGTTCGATCTGGTCAACCTTCCCGCGGTTGATGGTCACCGTCCGCCACCAGGTCGAGGAATCGCGGGTGACGATTTCGGCCGGCACGAGGCGGAAATCCGAGCGTTCGCGGTAAGCGAGGGCGCGGCGGAGGCGGTTCACCTCATGCTCAATGTCGCGCAGGGCCTGGTTCGTCGCCTTGAGCGCCCGATTTTCGACCTTGAGATTATTATTATCGCGCTCCAGGTCTTCCAGGGTTTGCAAGCCTGTGCTCACCGAAGTTATTTGCTTTTTCAATCCCGAGCCGCTCGAGAGAAACGGCGAAATCACTTTGTAAAATCCCGCCTGCAGTTTGCGGGTGCTTTCCGCGCCGAAGCTGAGAAAATAGGCCAGGACCGCGGCGACGATGACCAGCGCGATGATGCTCGAGCGGTTCATCCGATTGCCGATTTCAGATTTGCGACTTCAGACTTCAGGAAGGGCGCGGCGAACCGCGCAATCTGAAATCGGCAATCGGCAATCTGCAATCTCCTAGCGCCAATTGCGATCGGTTGAAGCCACCTGACGCAAAAATTTAAGTTCATTGAGGCATTTGCCGGTTCCCTCCGCGACGGCGCTCAGCGGATCTTCGGCTACATGGACAGGAAGACCTGTTTCCTCGCTCAAAAGTTTATCAAACCCGCGAAGCAACGCGCCGCCGCCTGCCAGGACGAGCCCCCGGTCCACCAGATCCGCCGACAACTCCGGCGGGCAACGCTCGAGAGTGATGCGGACGGAATCGACGATGGTCGAGATCGGTTCGAGCAACGCTTCCCGCACTTCCTGCGAGGTAATTTGCAGCGTCTTCGGCAGACCCGCGACCAGATCGCGGCCCTTCACTTCCACGCTCGTCTCTTTCTCGCTCGGATAGGCCGAGCCGATTTTGATTTTAATCTCTTCCGCGGTGCGTTCGCCGATCATCAGGTTGTAGGCGCGCTTCATGTATTGCACGATGGCTTCATCGAGCTCGTCGCCCGCCACCCGCACGCTTCGGCTGAAGACGATCCCGGAAAGCGAAATCAACGCCACTTCCGTCGTGCCGCCGCCGATGTCGATGATCATGTTCCCCGCCGGATCCTGCACCGGCAGGCCGACCCCGATCGCCGCCGCCATCGGTTCTTCAATCAAATAAACTTCCCGCGCGCCGGCGTGGGTGGCGGATTCGCGCACCGCCCGTTTTTCCACTTCGGTGATTCCCGACGGCACGGCGATAACGACCCGGGGCTTCGCCCGGACCCGGCGCCCGTGCACTTTTTGAATGAAATGACGCAGCATCGCTTCGGTCACTTCGAAGTCAGCGATAACGCCGTCTTTCAGCGGGCGCACGGCCACGATGTTCGCCGGGGTGCGGCCGAGCATTCGTTTGGCTTCGTCGCCAACCGCAAGAACCTTGTTGGTGCCGGCTTGCACGGCAACGACCGACGGTTCGCGGAGCACGATACCCTGATCCTTTACATAAACGAGCGTGTTGGCCGTCCCGAGGTCGATGCCGATGTCGCTGGATAACCAGCCGAAAAGTCCGTTAAACATGAAATCTAAATTGGTCGAGCATTCCAGGCGAGCCTACGGCGCCTGCGAGCGCGATAACATGAAACGCCCCCCTGCATCGTCAAGGACGAATGCGGGTTGGAGTATTGGAGTAGTGGATTGATGGGAAAGCGGCGATTCGACATTACCCCATTACTCCATTACTCCATTACTCCAATGCCCCGCGTTCTCGTCTCTCCGTCCATCCTCGCCGCGGACTTTTCCGATCTGGCCACCGAGATTCATCGCGCCGAAGCCGCGGGCGCGGACTGGCTCCATCTCGACATCATGGATGGCCACTTCGTGGATAACATTTCCTTCGGTCCGGCGATGGTGGCCGCCGTCCGCAAGCAAACCCGGCTTCCGCTGGATGTTCATCTCATGATCGAGCATCCGGATCATTATCTGCCGCGCTTCGTGGAAGCCGGGGCGAATTCCATCACGGTCCACGTCGAACCGGAATCGAAACATGATGTGGAGAAAACGCTCCTGGCCATCCGCGACGCCGGCTGCGGCGCCGGGCTGACTCTGAATCCGGCAACGCCGTTTGCAGCAATCGAGCCCTATCTGGACAGGATCGACCTGCTGCTCATCATGACGGTGCACCCGGGATTTGGCGGCCAGGCGTTCCGGCCTGAGATGATGGAAAAAGTGGGCCGCGCGAAAGCCTGGCGCGATGATCGCGGCGCGAAACTCGACCTCGAAGTCGATGGCGGCATCAATGCCGAAACCGCGAAGCTCTCCATCGAGAGCGGCGCGAACGTGCTCGTGGCGGGCACCTCAATTTTCCGCGCGCCGGATTATCGGGAAGCGATCGAAAAGCTTCGGGGCGAACCAAAAGAATAGCGTCGCGGAGTCATCCCGAGAGCGCGACTACGCGAGCACCATCGGCGTTTCGCCCACCGTGGCCGGCACGCTGTGCAGCTCGGTCTCGGCCATCATTTCGTCCGTCTGGGTCACGCGCAAAACTTCTTCAATCGTGGTTTTGCCTTCGAGCACGCGGCGCCATCCGTCCTGGCGCAAGGTGATCATTCCTTCGCGAATAGCGCACTGTTTGAGTTCGCCGCCGTCGCGTTTCTGCATGATAAGGCGCTTGAGCGGCTCGGTGATAACGCAGATTTCGTAGATGGCCATGCGACCCTGGTAGCCGGTTTGGCGGCAGTTTTCGCAGCCGGCCCCGCGATATAACCTCGTCCCCGACGCAATGGTCGCGCCGATTTCGTTGAGATATTCCGAAGGATATTCGACCGCCTCCCTGCAGTCCGGACAGATGGTTCGGACGAGCCGTTGAGCGAGAAAGGCTTTGACGACCGAGGCAAGGAGGAACGGCTCCACGTCCATGTCGATGAGACGAGTGATGCCGCCCACGGCGTCGTTTGTGTGGAGCGTACTGAAGACAAGGTGACCCGTCATCGCCGCCCGGATCGCGATGTCGGCGGTTTCGACGTCGCGAATTTCTCCCACCATCACGACATTCGGGTCCTGGCGGAGAATGTGACGGAGACCCTTCGCGAACGTGAGATCGATTTCCGGTTTCACGTCGATCTGGGAGACGCCCGGCAACCGGTATTCGACCGGTTCCTCGATGGTAATGATGCGCCGCTGCACGGAGTTGATGCTGCTGAGGAAACAATAG containing:
- the mreC gene encoding rod shape-determining protein MreC, giving the protein MNRSSIIALVIVAAVLAYFLSFGAESTRKLQAGFYKVISPFLSSGSGLKKQITSVSTGLQTLEDLERDNNNLKVENRALKATNQALRDIEHEVNRLRRALAYRERSDFRLVPAEIVTRDSSTWWRTVTINRGKVDQIEPDMPVVTDEGLVGKTTTVADNISIVLLVSDENCRVACSVEGTREQGIVSGERVTGSVSPLLDLNFLSKQADVRTGAKVYTSGVGGVFPSGLLVGSVQSFKVRELDGQARIIPAVDLSHLEDVFVVTGRK
- the mrdA gene encoding penicillin-binding protein 2 yields the protein MNQSRFSSRWRLQFLALLMLAGLAALLGKLWYVQVAHGKEWTDKIRGSSEATVRIPSVRGEIRDRNGTILVQNRASYEVDFYLPEMVKGYRERVGPPPLTEYRSTINGMPKDLKEPDIVKIVNTGVVPRLDDLDLARDYNSVQLQRHFRTNTEVPYSYLKDIDFDTMAKFSEHDVGLPGVDITIKPVRSYVYGALAAHLLGYVGPPDDTNKEEAKKFTFYQSDVEGKSNVEKAMDEYLKGKPGVRYMRRNAKGQIDGVLREVPPTAGANVNLTIDARIQMIAEEALRAVGRAAAVVVDPNTGNILAMASVPSFDPNTFIPSIKAKDWETLRKDEATPMVNRAVSGFPPGSTFKLVTTLAGLRKGLASKTFNCGGGVSYGDHFFHCWIGEKGGSHGTIGIADAIKVSCNSFFYQLGNAAGIDAIDETGDDLGLGKTSGIEITSESPGVLPGPDWMRIHYPRERWSQAYTANVSIGQGYDLVTPLQLAMVYSTVANGGVSYYPKLVQSVTNLDGKPLLNEKGEPVVNPAPKVHHDLRFDFPAQQIQLARRGLWKVVNEDGGTGRVARLNNVQVAGKTGTAQAMTEGKKDTIAWFACFAPFDNPKYTIVVMVQGGEHGGSVAAPIATRILERALAMDQGNFQQQVAWIAPAHKANPFQMIPAVTFNDSGPKINASDEENLDGNSNSDMANTTADPSVEPEADAAGKVKKVMRPVVVATPPPRKLNFFERLFGVRPKPAPAPTPPPKPQQRPVRR
- a CDS encoding rod shape-determining protein; the encoded protein is MFNGLFGWLSSDIGIDLGTANTLVYVKDQGIVLREPSVVAVQAGTNKVLAVGDEAKRMLGRTPANIVAVRPLKDGVIADFEVTEAMLRHFIQKVHGRRVRAKPRVVIAVPSGITEVEKRAVRESATHAGAREVYLIEEPMAAAIGVGLPVQDPAGNMIIDIGGGTTEVALISLSGIVFSRSVRVAGDELDEAIVQYMKRAYNLMIGERTAEEIKIKIGSAYPSEKETSVEVKGRDLVAGLPKTLQITSQEVREALLEPISTIVDSVRITLERCPPELSADLVDRGLVLAGGGALLRGFDKLLSEETGLPVHVAEDPLSAVAEGTGKCLNELKFLRQVASTDRNWR
- the rpe gene encoding ribulose-phosphate 3-epimerase, with translation MPRVLVSPSILAADFSDLATEIHRAEAAGADWLHLDIMDGHFVDNISFGPAMVAAVRKQTRLPLDVHLMIEHPDHYLPRFVEAGANSITVHVEPESKHDVEKTLLAIRDAGCGAGLTLNPATPFAAIEPYLDRIDLLLIMTVHPGFGGQAFRPEMMEKVGRAKAWRDDRGAKLDLEVDGGINAETAKLSIESGANVLVAGTSIFRAPDYREAIEKLRGEPKE